The nucleotide window AAATGCCATCATTGATAAATTAAACTTAACAAAATTTCGAGATAAAAAACTCACCGAACTTTCTGATGGAAATCTTCAGAAAGTCTTTATTGGAAGAGCTTTAGCACAGAATTCGCCTTTCATTATTTTGGATGAACCAACAACGCATCTGGATGAAGAAAACAAATTGATGATTCTCTCCTTGATTCGAAATCTTGCGAAAAATGAAAATAAACTGATTCTCTTCTCTTCTCACGATTGGCGATTAGCAAAGGAATTTTCTGACAAAATTTGGTGGCTGAAAGACAAAAAACTCATCAACGGAATTTCCGAAGAAATCATTCTCAACAATCCAGAATTGATTACACCGAAGATTTTGGATTTCAATAAAAACTTTCATCCGCCAGAAATCGATGCACCGAAATTGGAAAAGGAAATGATGTTTTCTTTCCTTCAAAAAAACTTTGCCTCGGATTTGAGTAAATTTAAATTGACGTTTAAAAATAACATCTGGGAACTGAAATCGGATAATTTTTATGATAATTGTCATACATTGACAGAAATTAAACAATCTCTGCAAAACATTATCAACACTGATGATTTCAATTAAATAAACTTTAATAGATTTTATTTATTGCGACTCGCATAGTAATTAAAATACTGACTATAAACAACTTAACAATTAAAACCTGAAAATACTATGCATGCATAGTATTTTTTTTATATTTGTAAAGAGTGCTTCAATAAGTTAATTATGGAAAACAAAAATTCAGAAAAAGTAGAAAGTGTAGATTTGATGTTAAAGTCAGCTTGGTTGGCTGTTTCGAAGATGTATTCGGACCAGGCGTCCTTGCACAACTCAACTGCTGTACAAGCACTTACACTTTTGAAAATCGACCCAAAAGAAGGAACAAGAAGTACGAATCTTGGTCCAAAAATGGCAATCGAACCTACGTCGTTGACGAGAATCATCAAACTTCTGGAAGACAATGGTTACATCTACAAAGAAAAAACCACAACGGACAAGCGCGAAGTGATTATCAAACTCACGGAAAAGGGCATCAATTCTAGAAATCTCTCCAAAGAAGTGGTCATCAACTTCAACAAAAAAATCGTGGAAAGAATTGAACCAGAGAAATTTGAAATTTTCAAAGAAGTGATGAATGATATTTTGAAAATCGCCAACGAACTTAATCATAGAAAGTAATTATTAAGAAAGATAAATTCTCGCTGATTAAGCAAATCGAGCAGATTAATCTGCAAAATCCTTAAAATCTGCGAGAAGAAACTCTTCTGTAAAATATTAAATCACAAAATAATTCTAATAATGAACAGAAAAATAAAACACGTTACAGTCCTCGGCTCCGGCGTGATGGGTTCCGGAATAGCCTGTCACTTGGCTGGAAACGGAATTCAGGTATTGATGTTGGATATGCCTGCGAAAGACTCGGATAATGCCGACAAGAAAACGAGAAACAGCGTGGCGCAAGGTCATCTTGACAGCGCTTTGAAAAGCAATCCTTCACCAATCTACGACAAATCCTTCGCTTCCAGAATTACGGTTGGAAACTTCGAAGATGATTTGGAGAAAATCAAAAATTCGGATTGGGTGATTGAGGTGATAGTCGAGAGATTGGACATCAAACAATCGATGTTCGAGAAAGTGGACAAACTTCGCAAACCAGGAACTTTGATTACTTCTAATACTTCAGGAATTCCGATTCATCTGATGTCTGAAGGAAGGTCGGAAGATTTCCAGAAACATTTTTGCGGAACACACTTTTTCAATCCGCCAAGATATTTGAAATTATTTGAAGTAATTCCAGGTCCGAAAACGGATAAAGCTGTTGTGGATTTCTTTATGTCTTACGGCGAAAAATTCCTTGGAAAAACTACGGTTCTTTGTAAAGATACGCCAGGATTTATCGGAAACAGAATCGGTGTTTATTCAATGGCGAAAATTATGGAACTGACCGAGGAAATCGGTTTGACCATTGAAGAAGCGGATTCTTTGACTGGCGATTTGCTGAATCGTCCAAAAACAGGAACTTTCAAATTGGGAGATTTGGTAGGATTGGATACGGCTTTCAACGTGACGAAAGGTCTTCAAGCCAATTTGAAAGACGACGAAATGGTTCAGGCTTTGAAAGATTCCAAGACTTTGAATCATTTAATTGAAAATAAATTCCTTGGCGATAAAGCTAAAAAAGGATTCTATTATAAAGAAAAAGATGCTGGCGGAAATGTCAATCGTTTCGTTTTAAATTATGAAACGCTTGGTTACGAACCGACTAAACAGCCAAAACTTCCAATCGTGAAAACGGCTAAAGAAGCAGGAAGTTTGAAAAACCGTTTGCCAATTTTGTTGCAAGACCAAACCAAAGCTGGCGAATTGATTAGAAAACATTACGCTTCACTTTTCGCTTACGTTTCTCAGCGCGTTCCGGAAATCACCGATGTGTTCTACTCCATCGATGATGCGATGAAAACCGGTTATGCTTGGAAATATGGTCCTTTCGAAAACTGGGATTTCTTGGGAATTCAAAAAGGAATCGATTTGGTTGAAAGTGAAGGTTACAAAGTCGCTGATTGGGTTAAGGAAATGCTGGCTTCCGGAAACGAGTCTTTCTACAAATTGGAAAATGGAAAGCAGTTATTCTACAATCAAAATACAAAAACTTACGAGGCGATTCCAGGTTTGGATGCTTTCATTATTCTTGATAATATCAGAAAAGAAAAAACCATCTGGTCCAATTCCGAGTCTGCGTTAATCGACCTTGGCGACGGAATCCTGAACTTCGAATTCCGTTCAAAAATGAATTCTCTTGGCGGAGGCGTTTTGGAAGGCCTTAATAAATCCATCGACATTGCTGAGAAAGATTACAGAGGTTTGGTTATAGGAAATCAATCCGATAATTTCTCAGTCGGCGCAAACCTCGCGATGGTAATGATGATGGCCGTTGAACAAGATTGGTACGAACTGAATATGGCCATTAACTTGTTCCAACAAACATCGATGAAATTGAGATATTCATCAATTCCAGTTATCGCTGCACCTTTCGGAATGACGCTTGGTGGCGGTTGCGAATTCTCGATGCATTCAGATAAAATTGTTGCAGCGGCAGAAACTTATATTGGACTTGTGGAAGTTGGCGTTGGTTTGATTCCAGGCGGTGGCGGAACAAAGGAGTTTGCCTTAAGAGCTTTAAAAGGCGCACTTCCAGACGATGTTAAAACCAATCATCTTCGAAATTACTTTATGAACATTGCAACCGCAAAAGTGGCAACTTCTGCTCACGAAGCCAAGCAAATGGGAATTTTGACCGACAAAGATATCATCGTTGTCAACAAAGACCGTCAAATTGCAGAAGCAAAACGTCAGGCGATTGTTTTGGACGAACTAGGATATACACCACCGGTTCCAGAAAAAATAAAAGTGCTCGGAAAAGAATCAATGGGAATGTTCTACGTTGGAACAGACCAAATGGTTGCCGGCGGTTACGCCTCAGAGCACGACAGACTGATTGCCAACAAAATCGGCTACGTAATGACCGGTGGAAATCTCTCCGAACCAACAGAAGTTTCCGAACAATATCTTTTGGATTTGGAAAGAGAGGCATTCTTATCATTGTGCGGAGAAAGAAAAACTTTAGAAAGGATTCAAACTATGTTAACAACTGGTAAGCCATTAAGAAATTAATATGAGTAATATTTGGCTTGATTTAAAGAATGAAAATAATCTTTACAGAAATTTAATTTTACTTAAAAGTTATGTCTTAAGTAATGGTCATATCAACCAAAGTAATGAATGTGAGAGAAAAGTCATTAAAGATTCTATAAAGGAATTATTAGCTGACCAATTTGATGAGGATTTTTTTAATAATAATATTCAATTTCTTTTAAGTCAAAAAATTATTGGTTCTATAAATTATACATCATTAACTACCTATGGTATTCAGTACGTTGAAAATTTAATCGACGAGCTAAGCAATTTAGATAATGACGAGATTGAAATTATTAAGAAAAGTAACACTGAAAAGATTGTTAAGTTCCTAGATATTTCTTCAAAATTTGCAACTACTGGAAACACAATTATTAACTTAATTAATTTACTAAACAAATAAAATGGAAGCATATATAGTAACAGGATACAGAACAGCAGTTGGTAAAGCGCCGAAAGGTTCTTTGCGTTTTACCCGCCCGGATGATATGGCGGCAACTGTGATACAACATCTGATGAAAGATGTTCCAAATCTTGACCCGGCTCGCATCGACGATTTGATTGTCGGTTGTGCAATGCCGGAAGCAGAACAAGGCCTTAACGTCGCGAGACTGATTTCATTAATGGGACTAGACACTGACAAAGTTCCAGGTCTGACAGTCAACAGATATTGCGCCTCAGGCTCAGAATCGATTGCGATTGCGGCGGCGAAAATCAAAGCAGGAATGGCAGAGTGCATCATCGCTGGTGGCGCAGAAAGTATGTCGTACATCCCGATGGGTGGTTACAAACCGATTCCAGACACGGATTTGGCCAAGAAACATCCCGATTATTATTGGGGAATGGGATTGACAGCCGAAGCGGTTGCCAACGAATTCAAAGTGAGTCGTGAGGAGCAGGACCAATTCGCTTACAACTCGCATCAGAAAGCTATGAAAGCCATCAAAGAAGGAAAATTTGAAAACCAGATTGTTCCAATTGATGTTGCATATAATTTCCTTGACGAAAAGGAAAAAATCCAAACCAAAGAATACGCCTTCAAACAAGATGAAGGTCCAAGAGCTGATACATCGGTGGAAGCTTTGGCGAAACTTCGTCCAGTTTTCGCAGCGAATGGTTCTGTGACGGCTGGTAATTCTTCTCAAACTTCTGACGGCGCCGCTTTTACAATGGTAATGTCAGAAAGAATGGTCAAAGAATTAAATCTAACGCCAGTTGCGAGACTTCTCTCCTATTCGACTGTCGGCGTTCCGCCAAGAATTATGGGAATCGGACCGATGTTCGCTATTCCAAAAGCGTTGGAGCAAGCTGGACTTAAACAATCTGACATCGATTTGTTTGAGTTGAATGAAGCGTTTGCTTCTCAGTCTGTTGCAATCTTAAGAGAACTGAACATCAATCCTGAAATCGTAAACGTAAATGGAGGCGCAATCGCACTTGGACATCCACTGGGTTGTACAGGAACTAAATTGACCGTTCAACTTCTTGACGAAATGAAACGCAGAAACAGCAAATATGGTGTTGTGACAATGTGCGTAGGAACTGGTCAGGGTGCAGCGAGTGTTTTCGAGTTGCTTTAAAATCTGAAAATCATAATCTCTTTCAAATGTTAGCTAATTCTTCATTAATATCCGAAATCAAAAACATTATTTCTCAATCTAGAGATAATGCGATTCGTTCGGTGGATTATCAGCGAACATTGATGTATTGGCATATCGGGCAAAGAATTTTTAAAGAAGAGCAGAATGGAAAAGAACGTGCAGAATACGGAACTTATCTTATAAAGTATCTTTCTGAGCAACTTCAACCAGAATTTGGAAGTGGGTTTTCTCGTCGGCAATTGGAAAAATACAGACAATTCTATAGAGTCTTCCCAATTGCGTCCGCACTGCGGACGCAATTGAACTGGACTCAATATAAGCTACTTACGTCTATCGATGATGAGCATAAAAGAGAATATTACATCGCCGAATCCGTCAAAAACAATTGGTCTGCACGGCAATTAGAAAGACAAATCAACAGTAGTTTGTATGAGCGGTTGTTGTTGAGCAATGATAAAGAAAGTGTTTTGGCAATCGCGAAAGGCGAAATGATTCCCAACGAGCCTTCCCAAATCATCAAGGACCCAATGGTTTTAGAATTTCTGGGATTGAAAAAAGAATCCGCTTATTACGAAAAAGAATTTGAACAGGCGATTATCACCAACTTACAGGATTTTTTGTTAGAACTTGGAAACGGATTTTCATTTGTCGCGAGACAGAAAAGAATCCATCTGGAAGGCGATGATTTTTTCATTGATTTGGTCTTTTACAACCGACTGATGCAATGTTTTGTCATCTTCGAAATCAAGACCCACAAGTTGACGCACGAGGATTTGGGACAGTTGCAAATGTATGTCAATTACTACGACAGAAAGGAAAAACTGGCTCACGAGAACAAAACCATTGGAATTCTGCTTTGTGCAGAAAAGAATAATGCACTGGTGAAATTTACTTTGCCTGAAAAAAATGAAAGCATTTTGTCCAGCAAATATCAATTGTATCTCCCAACTGAAAGTCAAATTTTAGAAGCTCTCAAAATAGACCTTGATGAATTTAACAATCAAAAAAATTAAAAAAACAACAATAAAATGAGTACTGAAACCAAAACATTAAACGGTGGCGAATTCCTGGTAAAGGACATCACTGCTCAGGAAATCTTCAGCATCGAGGAACTTTCCGAAGAACAAAAAATGCTTCGCGATTCTGCGAAAGAATTCATAGATAAAGAAGTGGTTCCGAACAAAGAGCGCTTCGAGAAAAAAGATTACGCCTACACGGAAGAAGTGATGCGTAAAATCGGAGAAATGGGATTCCTGGGAATCGCTGTTCCTGAAGCTTATGGCGGATTGGGAATGGGATTCGTGACCACAATGCTGGCTTGCGACTATATCTCCGGAACAACTGGCTCATTGGCAACAGCTTATGGTGCGCACACAGGAATTGGAACTTTACCAATCCTACTTTACGGAAGCGAATATCTGAAAAACAAATACCTTCCAGACTTGGCGGCGGGAACTAAATTCGGTGCTTATTGCTTGACCGAGCCAGATGCAGGTTCCGACGCAAACAGCGGAAAAACTAGAGCCAAACTTTCCGAAGACGGAAAACATTACATCATCAACGGACAAAAAATGTGGATTTCGAATGCTGGTTTTGCAGACACTTTCACTTTATTCGCCAAGATTGACGATGACAAAAATATCACCGGATTCGTCATCAACCGTTCAGAATTGGAAAATCCTGAGAGTCTGACTTTCGGAGAGGAAGAACACAAATTGGGAATCCGTGCGTCTTCTACACGCCAGGTTTTCTTCAATGATATGAAAATTCCGGTGGAGAATCTTTTGGGCGAAAGAAACAACGGTTTCAAAATCGCTCTTAATGCCCTTAACGTTGGCCGAATCAAATTGGCGGCGGCGTGTCTGGATGCACAAAGAAGAATCCTGAACCATTCATTGACTTATTCTACGGAG belongs to Chryseobacterium sp. KACC 21268 and includes:
- a CDS encoding ABC transporter ATP-binding protein, encoding MSFLKINNASTGYSVPLISDINTSLELGEVCLLMGNNGIGKTTLIKTILGQNKLLSGEISINGTSIQKLNSNEIASQIAIVFSKAEIPDNYTVTDLISLGKYIHYPYYFKLNEKDITEINAIIDKLNLTKFRDKKLTELSDGNLQKVFIGRALAQNSPFIILDEPTTHLDEENKLMILSLIRNLAKNENKLILFSSHDWRLAKEFSDKIWWLKDKKLINGISEEIILNNPELITPKILDFNKNFHPPEIDAPKLEKEMMFSFLQKNFASDLSKFKLTFKNNIWELKSDNFYDNCHTLTEIKQSLQNIINTDDFN
- a CDS encoding MarR family transcriptional regulator, coding for MENKNSEKVESVDLMLKSAWLAVSKMYSDQASLHNSTAVQALTLLKIDPKEGTRSTNLGPKMAIEPTSLTRIIKLLEDNGYIYKEKTTTDKREVIIKLTEKGINSRNLSKEVVINFNKKIVERIEPEKFEIFKEVMNDILKIANELNHRK
- a CDS encoding 3-hydroxyacyl-CoA dehydrogenase/enoyl-CoA hydratase family protein, with translation MNRKIKHVTVLGSGVMGSGIACHLAGNGIQVLMLDMPAKDSDNADKKTRNSVAQGHLDSALKSNPSPIYDKSFASRITVGNFEDDLEKIKNSDWVIEVIVERLDIKQSMFEKVDKLRKPGTLITSNTSGIPIHLMSEGRSEDFQKHFCGTHFFNPPRYLKLFEVIPGPKTDKAVVDFFMSYGEKFLGKTTVLCKDTPGFIGNRIGVYSMAKIMELTEEIGLTIEEADSLTGDLLNRPKTGTFKLGDLVGLDTAFNVTKGLQANLKDDEMVQALKDSKTLNHLIENKFLGDKAKKGFYYKEKDAGGNVNRFVLNYETLGYEPTKQPKLPIVKTAKEAGSLKNRLPILLQDQTKAGELIRKHYASLFAYVSQRVPEITDVFYSIDDAMKTGYAWKYGPFENWDFLGIQKGIDLVESEGYKVADWVKEMLASGNESFYKLENGKQLFYNQNTKTYEAIPGLDAFIILDNIRKEKTIWSNSESALIDLGDGILNFEFRSKMNSLGGGVLEGLNKSIDIAEKDYRGLVIGNQSDNFSVGANLAMVMMMAVEQDWYELNMAINLFQQTSMKLRYSSIPVIAAPFGMTLGGGCEFSMHSDKIVAAAETYIGLVEVGVGLIPGGGGTKEFALRALKGALPDDVKTNHLRNYFMNIATAKVATSAHEAKQMGILTDKDIIVVNKDRQIAEAKRQAIVLDELGYTPPVPEKIKVLGKESMGMFYVGTDQMVAGGYASEHDRLIANKIGYVMTGGNLSEPTEVSEQYLLDLEREAFLSLCGERKTLERIQTMLTTGKPLRN
- a CDS encoding acetyl-CoA C-acyltransferase is translated as MEAYIVTGYRTAVGKAPKGSLRFTRPDDMAATVIQHLMKDVPNLDPARIDDLIVGCAMPEAEQGLNVARLISLMGLDTDKVPGLTVNRYCASGSESIAIAAAKIKAGMAECIIAGGAESMSYIPMGGYKPIPDTDLAKKHPDYYWGMGLTAEAVANEFKVSREEQDQFAYNSHQKAMKAIKEGKFENQIVPIDVAYNFLDEKEKIQTKEYAFKQDEGPRADTSVEALAKLRPVFAANGSVTAGNSSQTSDGAAFTMVMSERMVKELNLTPVARLLSYSTVGVPPRIMGIGPMFAIPKALEQAGLKQSDIDLFELNEAFASQSVAILRELNINPEIVNVNGGAIALGHPLGCTGTKLTVQLLDEMKRRNSKYGVVTMCVGTGQGAASVFELL
- a CDS encoding PDDEXK nuclease domain-containing protein; protein product: MLANSSLISEIKNIISQSRDNAIRSVDYQRTLMYWHIGQRIFKEEQNGKERAEYGTYLIKYLSEQLQPEFGSGFSRRQLEKYRQFYRVFPIASALRTQLNWTQYKLLTSIDDEHKREYYIAESVKNNWSARQLERQINSSLYERLLLSNDKESVLAIAKGEMIPNEPSQIIKDPMVLEFLGLKKESAYYEKEFEQAIITNLQDFLLELGNGFSFVARQKRIHLEGDDFFIDLVFYNRLMQCFVIFEIKTHKLTHEDLGQLQMYVNYYDRKEKLAHENKTIGILLCAEKNNALVKFTLPEKNESILSSKYQLYLPTESQILEALKIDLDEFNNQKN